The DNA sequence catcatgggaacacGTGACAGAACAGGTTGATCAAGGTTCAACTTCCCTGACACTAGAGAGATGCTCTGCTGTTTTGGCACAACAAGCAGCAATAAGACTAACAAGACAGCCTCAGgaccctgacctttgacctcttacCCGGTCCTCCTTACATCCATACCTAACTCACCATTATATTCACTCACACATGAAAACCCGCCATTatttcatacacacattaatTGATTGTCCGTAACCACGGGATCAGTTTAAAAACACATCACAGTCTGTTGTGCACTAAATGAAGCCTCCTCCATGTTTGCATAGTAACGACTTCAGATgtacaggaagtgaggtcacagGAAGTAGAAGGTACCGTTGCCTGATCTGGGTCTCTCAGGACGTAGACCCAGATGCACCGGACTGATCCAGATCATTGCAGAACCTTCTTTTTGGTCGACTTCTTtttctggaaaaaaaaagaataattgcAAATATTTGTTATATTAAGCAAAGAAAAGGGTTAGggccaaaatatatatatgtaaataaaaaTGAGATGAATGAAACAAgtaggatcacacacacacagacacacagacacacagacacacacacacacacacacacacacacacacacacgagatgaAACGCTAagccaaaatatatatatgtaaataaatatgaGATGAATGAAACaagtaggaacacacacacacacacacacacacacacagacagacagacagacagacagacacacacacgagatgAAACGCTAAGCCATTTTTGTATCACGATTATGccatcatacatacatacggaTGATAGTTcaatagtgagagagagagtatgatagagagatagagggagagtatgtgtgagagagatagagagtatgtgtgagagagaagctCAATATGAACTGGGTACTGAGCTCTCATAGTTCTCACCCTGACAGGTTCAGGTTCTGCCTccggttcctcctccaccttttcTGCCGGTCTGGTCCTCTCtggaacagccaatcagaatcatcagccaatcagaaccatcAGACACTGGGTGACACCAACCGACCGACCAATGATCAATCTACGTACTCTTCTTCTTGGCCGGAGGCTCTAGAGTGACCTCCTCCTGGTCCGCTCCGccccctgcctcctctcctccaatggcggtcttctttttcttcttcttcttcttctctaggctggggggcgtggcctcctcctgctccacctcctcggcGACGGACTCCTCCTTCGCTCCggccttcttcctcctcttcttcgtcGGCGTGCTCTCCTCGTCCGGCTGGCTCTGCTTGATTCTGGTTCAGACCGGTGAGAGCGAGGAGTCAGGATTGCTTTGTCCGGTGGACAAGAGGCTAGCAGGACGCTGCGCAGTAGCCTGCTAAAACGACGGCTTTCAGCAGTCAGAATGCTACGCTAACGTACATCATGAGGCTATCCATAGACAAGAGGTCATCAGCCAGCAAAGGTTCAACAGCGTAGCATTGGCTATGTAGAACCAGTGGTTTTAGCAGGCTAAGCTACATGAGCGTAGGGCCGCTAACCGCTAACTGCTAACCGCTAACTGCTAACCGCTAACTGCTAACCTTTTGCTCTTCCTGACGTTCGTGTCGTCCTGCTCCGGCGAGTCGGCCGGCTCAGCCGCGCTCTGATTGGCTTTCCCCGCCTTGAGACGCCGGCTCCGCCTCCCGAAGCGCTTCCTCAGCGAGGTGGAGATCAGGGCGTGgcgagggcgagagacacctggagacagacagacagaaagagaggacaGTGTGTTTAATGGTTTTAATTGTAGCTATCATTCTAACAGTGTGTCAtgtgttgttattgtgtagCGTGCACTAGACCGGGGACAGAAGTGTGTACAGTAGTATATACTTTACTAATGATAATGTGTAGTTATTGTGAAGTGTGCAGTAGACCAGGGTCAGTACCGTGTACAGTAGTGGTTCTCAACTCGTCTGGCCTTGGGACCCACACTTTGCATGGTCATTATGTCACGACCCATTTTTATTCAAACCAAGCAAAGTTATGTCACCAGACCTTTCTTCAATGCGCCTGCCTATTCGACAGTGGTATGGTCTTCAGTCAATCTGCCTCCGATTGATCTATAACCTGTCCGACCAGGTTCAGTGCTGCAGGCAAGAGAAGCTCTTCCGCTATTGTGTGGTGTTTCTTGGCCTTTGCAATACGGTGAGCTACGTGGTGGGATGCACCGAGTGCCTGTTCTTGTTTGGAAAAATGACGTCAGGCACTTCTGTGATGCCCCGTTCAGGGAGTTGTCCTCAAAAGTACTCGACCGTGTTGTCTTTGCACATGGGATGTTTTGTTTCTAAATGACAAATAATTTTGATGGTTTCATGCTCTCTTCTGCGAGCACTACACTCCATACCACACACTGGGGTTTTGGCCCCTTTTTATCTTCGATGTACGTAAATCCATATTTAGGGGTCATATTTGCGCTTCGCCATATTTAATTACTGCCCAGACAGCCAGCCAATCCCATGGCTGCTGTACGTCTTTCACGCACGTctgtaaaaataaaagatagCCTAATCACTGGAACTATTTTTTTAGCTTCTCTCTTGTATAACTTAGTTACTCTATGGAATAACTGCGATGATGATCTGAAAAAATTGACCACTATATTAAGACTAAAACAAAATATTGAATTGTTATAAACTgagagacagtgacagtgaATTCCTGTATTGCTATTTCTTGTTTGATAGTTTTGGTTAATCTGTTCCaatattttgttattgttttgtcaAAAAGCTTTGCTTTGTTTTAACCTACGAGCTGAACATCATAGACACTGATTGATTCaaactgaatatttattttctgtgaATAATTATAAAAAGATAAGAGGCCCAGACCATCCTATCCCTTTTGAACATGAACTGTTTTATTTGAGTTATGTATTTGTTTCTTAGGATCCCATtcgtttgtatttattttattttttgcattttattgctcaatattttgtttatattaaaaaaaaaaaaaaaaaaaaaatgatatatatatatatatatatactatactcaTGATAGtgtgttgttattgtgtagCGTGCAGGAGACTGGGGGGTAGCAGACATTGTGTTCCTGATTCCTACCTGAACCTTTCggtgtctcttcctcctcctcctcctcttcctccgcctccttctgctccacctcctcctcctcctcctcctcctgctcttttGCTCCTGCTGCTTTctttcccctcttcctcttcctcctcttcttcttctctgagCTGGGAGGGGCTTCAGGAgtcacagcctcctcctcctcctctggcacCTCCTCGTCCGGCGcctgctcctcctgcacctcctcctcggaTGCTTTAGCCACCTTCTTGCGTTTCCTCTTCTTCGGTGGTGTGGcgaccacctcctcttcctccactgccacctcctccacctcctccaccaccttctcgctcccctttttcttcttcttggttCTCTTCTCCGCAGGAGGTGCAgaagtctccttctcctcctccttctcctcctcctccactactttctcctcctcctccaccggctCCTGttcttctgtctttctctttttcgGCTTCTTTCCTTTCTTGATGGGGGGCTTGTCTTCTTCAAGGGGCGTGTCTTCTTCAAGAGGCGTGTCCTCTTCCAGGGGCATGTCTTCCACAGCGGGCGTGTCTTCCAGAGCGGGTGTGTCTTCCACTACCTTCttggtcttcttcttcttcttcttcttgggcgcctcctctggctcctcctcctcctcctcctcctctccgtcgaCCTCTGGAGGGGTCACCGCTAGGGGTCACGACAAGTTATTATCAACCAATCACGTCTGTTGAGCTACAAACCGGTCTAAACCAACAAATCAACCGGTCCTAACCGACTAATAAACCGGTCTGAACCGGCTAATAAACCGGTCTTAACTGACCGATAAACCGGTCTAAACCGACTAAAACAAAGTATTAAGTTACAAGTAGTAAGTCAGTAGTATTCCTTAGTTTAACACTCCGTTTCTCCTGCTGAGTCATGGGCGAGGGcagtaatcagattaaagtTACTCAAAGTCACTGTGCGTTACTATATTTTTACCGGATCACCGATTGGCgttgagagagatggagtggtgtgtgtgtgtgtgtctatctgtctgtctgcctgtttgtgtggtttgtgcgtgtgaaGCGTAAGTCTCCAAAGACTTCAATCTATCAGAGGCGAGTGTCTACCTTGACTCTCCAGAGTCCGCGCAACCAGTTGTTATTAGCGGCGGAATTAGTCGcgcggtgctgtgtgtgtgtgtgtgtgtgtgttgcgctggAGCGACGGCAGCAGAGAGAGCGTGTGGGAGCCTCTACGTTTTCGCTAGAGAACTGAGCAGCTCGAGCGCTAGAACGCGCTGTTTACGTCACGCACGTCGAGATACGTCCGGCAATCGCCCCGTAAAGCATGCGGTGATATTTTGTCTACGCATTAAAAGTTGGCGGAAGCGGTTTAAagccgtgtgtcagtgtgtgcacccagggccgtagcaccaaattatgggccctgtatacaagaggtacagATGGGCCCCCCCCAAATTCCTCCTACCAGCCCCCATCTTCATTAGTTACTTTTTaaatcaagtaatcagtaaagtaactaagttactattttaaggagtaactagtaatcagattactttttcaaggtaactgtggcaTCACTGCCCCTAACCCTGTGAGGTGTCCTCCTGTGTTTGACCCCTGAACCCTAATCCTGTGAGGTGTCCTCCTgtgtttgacctctgacccctgacgcTGTGAGGTGTCCTCTACCTGTGTCAGtgccggtggtggaggtgacggccTCATCCTCCAGGCGagtgccccctgctggctgAAGGAGAcattaggaggaggaggtggaggagaaggtgggttAACTAACTTGACTGTTCGAATCAGGGTTAATTTTTTACAGATCTAGCCAGTGAATAAATCAGGTTAACCAATCACATTCATTAAGTGTTTGTATACCTTTTATTCAGTGTTTATTGTGTGAAATGATGGTCCCTACCTCAGACTCTTTCTCTGCATGAAcgactacctcctcctccttctcctcgtccttgtcctccgcttcctcctccttctcctcctcttcctgctcctcctccagttcCTCAGACACAGGGGAAGCAGTCTCCTCAGGAGCTGGGCAGATGAAAGTAGACCAGTTAACACATTTATATTGCAGTGCTCTGTCAATAATTCACATGTATGCCGCAGAACATGCCAATATACCATAGGAGCATGAGGAACTCTAAATGAACGCTGTTGATTGCTTGTTACCTAGGGGAGGCGGGTCTTCACTCTCTGCCGTCTCCTCATTGGTCTCCTGAGATGAGTGAGAGAGTGCCAGAACATCATTATTAACATGAGGCTGCATGTCTTACTTAGCCAATGAGCCAGGAAGAGgaatacagggagagagagagagagaaagggagagagaaagggagaagaaagaga is a window from the Gadus chalcogrammus isolate NIFS_2021 chromosome 8, NIFS_Gcha_1.0, whole genome shotgun sequence genome containing:
- the LOC130387760 gene encoding ABC transporter F family member 4-like, producing the protein MASTEEDALLFLIYQHLKVHGHQKAANALKKSVAQVEAPEECSSLHDMYTGWTKLCSLAQEPKQEIEVDSTTVKKRFKMEAGAAAEGLSCRPKEEEEEETKPLITPETPDTKPPAGAPEPQAEGEQDPSEEPPCLGKTSASDQPENQEEEEEQEEEKEEKEEEKEKEEEKEEEEEKEEEEKEKEEEEEEEEESKPQEESAAAHPDTEAQDQSGEAVPVLDAPSQELTEQAEAELQPPAAAEASEPSEEEPEKETNEETAESEDPPPLAPEETASPVSEELEEEQEEEEKEEEAEDKDEEKEEEVVVHAEKESEPAGGTRLEDEAVTSTTGTDTAVTPPEVDGEEEEEEEEPEEAPKKKKKKKTKKVVEDTPALEDTPAVEDMPLEEDTPLEEDTPLEEDKPPIKKGKKPKKRKTEEQEPVEEEEKVVEEEEKEEEKETSAPPAEKRTKKKKKGSEKVVEEVEEVAVEEEEVVATPPKKRKRKKVAKASEEEVQEEQAPDEEVPEEEEEAVTPEAPPSSEKKKRRKRKRGKKAAGAKEQEEEEEEEVEQKEAEEEEEEEEETPKGSGVSRPRHALISTSLRKRFGRRSRRLKAGKANQSAAEPADSPEQDDTNVRKSKRIKQSQPDEESTPTKKRRKKAGAKEESVAEEVEQEEATPPSLEKKKKKKKKTAIGGEEAGGGADQEEVTLEPPAKKKKRTRPAEKVEEEPEAEPEPVRKKKSTKKKVLQ